Proteins from a genomic interval of Niabella soli DSM 19437:
- a CDS encoding heparinase II/III domain-containing protein: protein MKSIGFFLLFGFLLASGTGYGQTHLEQLAAKPHPRLLLFKGEEKQIENAIDKNAAFKKVNSLLLEECDKIIAAPALEHKKIGKRLLSVSREAIRRIFYLSYAYRMTHEKKYLDAATQQLLTISAFEDWNPSHYLDVAEMTMAAAIGYDWLYDELAPASREKIKTAILNYGIKTSFDSHFNNWLKIDNNWNQVCNTGITYGAIAIFESEPERCSQVIARAVESIKKPMKLYAPDGAYPEGYGYWSYGTTFNVFFINALEQLLGTDYGLSQLPGFLKTPGYLQQMIAPTGAPFNYSDAGRGAECNGAMFWFAKKINDPSYVWNELQFLENDKNKNALIHDRFLPTLLLWGKDLSLTNSSAPKKLFWQGGGPTPVVMMRTSWTDPNALFLGFKMGSPGNSHAHMDEGSFVFEAEGVRWAMDFGMQEYESLESKGLNIWDRSQHSDRWKVFRYTNFAHNTLTFDDSLQRLEGRAVITKSSGAAGFSFATTDLSSVYKGQIKSAERGVALVNNGYGLIQDEITTANKSVKMQWRMVTPATVTVKSATEIELTKNGKTLFLQIVAEQPVTIKTWSTAPTNGYDAPNPGTTIVGFETELPANSKKTFAVYLVPEDKGKVDKKITALKNWH, encoded by the coding sequence ATGAAATCGATTGGCTTTTTTTTGCTTTTTGGATTCCTGTTAGCATCTGGTACCGGTTACGGGCAAACGCATTTAGAACAGTTGGCTGCAAAACCGCATCCGCGGCTCTTATTGTTTAAAGGCGAAGAAAAGCAAATTGAAAATGCCATCGATAAAAATGCAGCTTTCAAAAAAGTAAACAGCCTGTTGCTGGAAGAATGCGATAAGATCATAGCTGCACCAGCATTAGAGCACAAAAAAATAGGAAAACGCCTGCTTTCCGTATCCCGCGAAGCGATCCGCAGGATCTTTTACCTTTCCTATGCTTACCGCATGACCCATGAAAAAAAATACCTGGATGCGGCAACGCAACAACTCCTCACCATTTCCGCTTTTGAAGACTGGAACCCATCACATTACCTCGATGTGGCTGAAATGACGATGGCAGCAGCGATCGGGTATGATTGGTTATATGATGAGTTGGCCCCGGCCTCCCGCGAAAAAATAAAAACGGCTATTTTGAACTACGGCATCAAAACCTCATTTGACAGCCATTTCAACAATTGGTTGAAAATAGATAATAACTGGAACCAGGTTTGTAATACCGGCATCACTTATGGGGCTATTGCCATTTTTGAATCGGAACCCGAACGCTGCAGTCAGGTCATTGCACGCGCTGTGGAATCCATAAAAAAGCCCATGAAATTATACGCGCCGGACGGGGCTTATCCGGAGGGTTATGGCTATTGGAGCTATGGAACCACTTTCAATGTTTTCTTTATTAATGCGCTGGAACAGTTGCTGGGAACGGATTACGGGCTGAGTCAACTGCCTGGGTTCCTTAAAACTCCCGGTTATCTGCAGCAAATGATCGCTCCTACCGGGGCTCCTTTTAATTATTCTGATGCCGGCCGGGGCGCCGAATGTAATGGGGCTATGTTCTGGTTTGCAAAAAAAATCAATGATCCTTCTTATGTATGGAACGAATTGCAATTCCTGGAGAACGATAAAAATAAAAATGCGCTGATCCATGATCGTTTTTTACCAACGTTGCTGCTTTGGGGAAAAGACTTGTCATTGACCAATAGCTCCGCGCCAAAAAAATTATTCTGGCAGGGGGGAGGGCCTACGCCCGTGGTAATGATGCGCACCAGTTGGACAGATCCAAACGCCTTGTTCCTGGGTTTTAAAATGGGCTCGCCAGGTAACAGTCATGCGCATATGGATGAAGGCTCCTTTGTTTTTGAAGCCGAAGGCGTGCGTTGGGCAATGGACTTTGGCATGCAGGAATATGAATCGCTGGAATCGAAAGGCCTAAATATCTGGGACCGTTCGCAGCATTCAGATCGCTGGAAAGTGTTCCGCTATACGAATTTTGCGCATAACACACTAACGTTTGATGACAGTCTGCAGCGTTTGGAAGGGAGGGCGGTTATTACGAAATCTTCCGGTGCAGCTGGTTTTAGTTTTGCAACAACGGACCTCAGCAGCGTTTATAAAGGACAAATAAAAAGTGCCGAAAGAGGTGTCGCTCTTGTAAACAATGGATACGGATTGATACAGGATGAAATAACCACTGCCAACAAATCCGTTAAAATGCAATGGCGGATGGTGACGCCGGCTACGGTCACCGTTAAATCAGCTACCGAAATTGAGCTGACAAAGAATGGAAAAACACTGTTCCTGCAGATCGTAGCGGAGCAACCCGTTACGATCAAAACCTGGAGCACGGCGCCGACCAATGGTTACGATGCGCCCAATCCGGGAACGACCATTGTCGGTTTTGAAACAGAGTTGCCGGCCAACAGCAAAAAAACATTTGCGGTGTATCTTGTTCCGGAGGATAAGGGTAAAGTTGATAAAAAAATTACTGCATTGAAAAACTGGCATTAA
- a CDS encoding phosphocholine-specific phospholipase C, producing MDNRRTFLKKSMLLSGAAGIKTTLPDSLIKALSIDPALGSTFLDAEHIVILMQENRSFDHCFGSLQGVRGLNDPRAITLPDQKPVWFQTNDKKETYGPFRLNIKESKITWMGSLPHSRPSQVDAFNNGKYDKWLLAKRSGNAKYAQMPLTLGFYTREDLPFNYGMADAFTICDQNFCSAMTSTTPNRSFFWTGNIRDTDDGYPRDNIRNDNFGHAKMTWKTFPELLSQNQVSWKFYQNEISCGGGFKGEERSWLANFGCNLLEFFKAYNVKFTPYYIENIKKQVQTLPGEINKLQEESPSSEERANKVKAALQKKQEALDNATAELKQWSIENFNGLTDAQKQLFYNAFVNNKGDKNYRNISRLDYTDNGTKREATVPAGDIFYQFRKDVNEGKLPTVSWFAGPQNFSDHPSAPWYGAWYVSEMLDILTKNPEVWKKTIFIVTYDENDGYYDHVPPFSICDNKKPGTGKCSAGIDTEIEHVRLEYELKQGIPKKQAREAPVGLGFRVPMLIASPWSRGGKVCSQVFDHTSTLQFLETFVNKKYNKHLHFENISAWRRTICGDLTAAFSPFDGKPVERIPFLKRDAFVETIFNAQFKKEPGDFSALSPAAVKAVIENPVIPPSLPQQERGTRPSLALPYELYVESRLSKDKNNVELQLKAGNTFFGNDAQGAPFTVYAPVAYTDETGSETCRNWSFAVKAGDALNYEWPVKAFDKGAYHLRVHGPNGFYREFKGNNTDPAFDLTCEYEMDSRNKPTGNILLKMNSSVPVAIEITDNAYKNAVIQKQVSGAQNLVLNLNKSAGWYDFSVRLKGNSSFEKRYAGRVEKGAESTTDPFMGRVV from the coding sequence ATGGATAACCGCAGAACCTTTCTGAAAAAATCAATGTTATTATCCGGTGCCGCCGGTATTAAAACAACGCTCCCTGATTCACTGATTAAAGCCCTTTCTATTGATCCCGCTCTGGGAAGCACATTCCTCGATGCAGAGCATATTGTGATCCTGATGCAGGAAAACCGGTCTTTCGATCATTGCTTTGGCAGCCTGCAGGGCGTACGGGGACTAAACGATCCAAGAGCGATCACCTTGCCAGATCAGAAACCGGTTTGGTTCCAGACAAATGATAAAAAGGAGACCTACGGCCCCTTCCGGCTGAATATTAAAGAATCAAAGATCACCTGGATGGGCTCGCTGCCACATTCCCGTCCCAGTCAGGTAGATGCCTTTAATAATGGCAAATACGATAAGTGGTTGCTGGCAAAAAGATCCGGCAACGCAAAATACGCCCAAATGCCCCTCACGTTGGGCTTTTATACCCGTGAAGACCTGCCGTTCAATTATGGAATGGCGGATGCTTTTACGATCTGCGATCAGAATTTTTGTTCTGCCATGACCAGCACCACGCCCAACCGTTCTTTCTTTTGGACAGGAAATATTCGTGATACGGACGACGGCTATCCGCGGGATAATATCCGGAACGATAATTTCGGGCATGCAAAAATGACCTGGAAAACTTTTCCCGAATTGCTTTCTCAAAACCAGGTTTCCTGGAAGTTCTACCAGAATGAAATATCCTGTGGGGGCGGGTTTAAAGGAGAGGAGCGTTCCTGGCTGGCCAACTTTGGATGCAATCTCCTGGAGTTCTTTAAGGCCTATAACGTAAAATTTACTCCTTATTATATTGAGAATATAAAAAAACAAGTGCAGACACTTCCCGGCGAGATCAACAAACTGCAGGAAGAAAGCCCGTCCAGTGAAGAACGCGCCAATAAGGTGAAGGCCGCATTGCAGAAAAAACAGGAGGCTTTGGATAATGCCACTGCAGAGCTGAAACAATGGAGCATTGAAAATTTTAATGGCCTTACAGATGCCCAAAAACAATTATTCTATAACGCATTTGTGAATAATAAAGGCGATAAAAATTATCGGAATATTTCACGTTTGGATTATACGGATAACGGCACCAAACGCGAAGCAACGGTGCCTGCCGGAGATATTTTTTACCAGTTCCGTAAAGATGTAAATGAAGGGAAACTCCCAACGGTTTCCTGGTTTGCGGGACCCCAGAACTTTTCAGATCATCCCAGTGCACCCTGGTATGGCGCCTGGTATGTGTCGGAAATGCTGGACATCCTTACTAAAAATCCTGAAGTATGGAAGAAAACGATCTTTATTGTTACCTATGATGAAAACGATGGCTATTACGATCACGTGCCGCCTTTTTCAATTTGCGATAATAAGAAACCGGGCACCGGAAAATGCAGTGCAGGTATTGATACCGAGATCGAACATGTGCGCCTGGAATATGAATTAAAACAGGGAATACCAAAGAAGCAGGCACGGGAAGCCCCGGTAGGATTGGGCTTTAGGGTACCCATGCTCATTGCTTCTCCCTGGAGCCGCGGGGGCAAGGTATGCTCACAGGTATTTGATCATACCTCTACCTTACAGTTTTTGGAAACCTTTGTTAATAAGAAATACAATAAGCACCTGCATTTCGAGAATATCAGCGCCTGGCGCCGTACTATTTGCGGCGACCTTACGGCGGCTTTTAGTCCGTTTGATGGTAAGCCTGTAGAGCGGATACCCTTCCTGAAAAGAGATGCCTTTGTTGAAACCATTTTCAATGCGCAGTTCAAAAAGGAGCCAGGCGATTTCAGCGCGCTTTCTCCGGCCGCTGTCAAAGCCGTAATCGAAAATCCTGTTATCCCACCTTCTTTACCGCAGCAGGAGCGGGGCACGCGGCCGTCGCTGGCCCTGCCTTACGAATTATATGTGGAGAGCCGTTTATCGAAAGATAAAAATAACGTGGAACTGCAGCTAAAGGCAGGCAATACATTTTTTGGTAACGACGCACAAGGCGCACCCTTTACGGTTTATGCCCCTGTGGCTTATACTGATGAAACCGGTTCGGAAACCTGCAGGAACTGGTCGTTTGCCGTTAAAGCCGGCGATGCGTTGAACTATGAGTGGCCGGTAAAAGCCTTTGATAAAGGGGCTTATCATTTGCGCGTACATGGTCCCAACGGGTTTTACCGGGAGTTTAAGGGGAATAACACTGACCCTGCATTTGATCTTACTTGTGAATATGAAATGGACAGCCGTAATAAACCCACGGGAAACATATTATTAAAGATGAACAGCAGTGTCCCTGTGGCGATAGAAATTACCGATAACGCCTATAAAAATGCGGTTATCCAAAAACAGGTAAGCGGAGCGCAAAATCTTGTGTTGAACTTAAATAAAAGCGCCGGCTGGTATGATTTTTCCGTACGGTTAAAAGGCAATAGTTCCTTTGAAAAACGTTATGCAGGCCGGGTGGAGAAAGGAGCCGAAAGCACTACAGATCCTTTTATGGGACGTGTAGTATAG